CACGTAGATGGTTTTATGACGTCACTTTCGGACGGGGGTTCGATTCCCCCCACCTCCACCATTTTTCGTTTTCCCTAAGTCATTGAAAATTAACACTAAGTGCCTGAAATAAGGGCATTTGTGCGCCTCCATCTGCCTGAACAATACCGAATATCATGCAATAACTTACAACAATTGTGGTCACAATACGTTGTAAGTCATTGTGCCGCAACGCGAGTATGGAGTTCGATCCTGCCTCCAGCATTTTTGTTTTCCTCAAGTAAATAAAAAAACTGGTATTACGATGGAAACACAAACATTTCTACGACAGAGTTAGCGCTCATGATTACGTGAAGTAACCCGTATATCCTACAATCACAAATCGGATGTACAAATTCCCCTGACCGCCGAAATAAGCAACCATAATATTATGGATTTGTCCATCCCCTATTATAAATCCTGTTCTGAGTTACGTTCTTACACGTCTGTGAAGCAGACAGGAATCAATGATCACCAGCTTTGGAATCAGGAATGACCTGGGTAATGGAGCTGACACGACTGAACATTTTCTTCCGGTTGAGTCCGATCACAATCACGGCAACGATGATCAGAATATATGTATCATAAGGCTGGGCGTCGGGCCATATCGGATTCATGAGCTGGAAATGCATGAAGGCCGCCAGGAGTATGCTGCCGCGCGACGCATTGAACAACTGAGTCACAATAAGGCTGATGGCTATGGTGCCGGCGAAGAATGGGCCAAATGACCAGGCGCTTTGCTGGGTTCCGCTGAGCAGAAACGCGGGTAGGTGCCAGAATCCCCACACGATGCCTATGATCATGGCAACCCACACAGGAGCAAACTTGCGTTGAAGCAGGGGCTGTGCGAATCCCCTCCAGCCGAACTCCTCCACAGGACCTTTTATAACGCTGAGTGCGATTGCGGCAACAAGACCTCCAAACGAGGAAAACGGAAACGGTTCTGAAGAGAGTGTACCTTTCATAGCCGCGCCCCCGTAAAAAACCAGCGGGAGGCCGACAAGCAAGAAGGCGTACCAGTATTTGGAGCAACGCCACAGCAACAATCTGGTCAGATACCGCTTCAGACCGCCGACACCCGTTTTGTGCAAGATTATTGTAAAGGCTGCAATAGCCGGTGCATACACCGCGAGAAAAAATAACGGGTGATCACCGGTTAACTGACCGAATAAGGCAGTCATCTGATCCGTCAGGAAAATGTACAGCGCGAGTATTCCCCAAGTAATGCCGAAAGTCATAATCAGAAAAGGTACAAGGGATTTCACAGTAATCTGTTTTCCTGTTGCTGCTGAGTCTCTGGTATTCATCAGGGTATCATCCTCCGATTTGTTTTATACTTAGTCACCGCTCTCGTCTTGCCTGGCCCCAACGATAACTATCTCGGCAAGACACTTCTCCATGTCCTCAACTACTGGCTCAGAATGATCGACTATCCCGATATCAGTGTTGATCTGAAAGGCAATGCAGATATCATATTCGGGATAGTAACGCAGACTGGAAGTGTATCCCGGGATCCAGCCACCATGGCCATATGTCGGTCCGAAAGGTCCACCGATGTGAACAGCCACCGCTAATCCGTAGCTCGTGCTTGAATCGGTGTCGACGACGGGCACAGAGGCAAGCAGATCATCGAGATAGTCGTGCTCCATCACCTGTCCCTCATAAAGCATTTTACCCCATACTGCCAGATCTCTGGAATTGCTGACAAATCCACCGCCGGACCATTCAATCCTCGGGCTCCAAACCATGCGACCGGGCGCAGAAATCGTTTTTGGCGGTAGACCAAAAGCATTATCCTCGGCCATATAACCCGCGGAGAGCCCAGGCAAATCCACCTGGTCAGAAGGTTCCGTGCGAGAAAGTTTCAGCGGGTTGAGAAAACGAATCACCACTTCATCGTACCAACTGCGCCCGGTGACTTTTTCAATAACGAGACCGAGCAGGAGATATCCTGTATCCGTGTAATGCCATCCTTTGCCTGCTGAGAAAAGCGGTTGTTCATCGAGAACGAATGCAATCAGTTCCTCAGGCGCGAAGGGATTGTCAATATCGTCCCAACGGTCGCTGAAAGCTTGAGCAAACCTCTCGCTTTCCACATGATTAGGAATGCCCGAGGTATGGTTCAGAAGTTGCCTGAGCGTTATGGATCCATGATTGGGCAGTCTCTCGAACCACGGCCGATCACCGAGCCATTTCGATACCGGATCATCGAGAGCCAGCAAGCCGTCGCCGGCCAGATCCAGCAACGTCGCTCCCACAAAGGTCTTGCCTATGCTGGCTGCCAGCATGCGCGATTCAGGTGCCATTGGGATCTCGCGCTCAATATCGGCGAACCCGACTGCGACCACCTCGGCTGTCCCATCTGGTAATACATAAGCCGCGGTTGCACCAGGGAATCGATATTCTTCATAGAGCGAATCCAGTTGTGCCTTAAACTGCATCTTCAATGTTTGATTGTTTGAACAGGCTAAACTTATGACACTACTTACCATCACTATAACAAAGAAGGCTAATGACAGCTCAACAATTCGATGCCATGTTTTCATACAAACTCCTCCGGAAAAACCTTAGCCAGCCATTAAAGCCCGATCTGAAGTCCGGTCCTCAGGTACTGGCTTGGTTTTAGGTCGTTAGAAACGATTTCTTCATCTCCGGAATAGAATTCGAAACGATGCAGGCCGATGATTCCTGCTTCCACGTTCAAGCGCAGATGTTTCGACAGTTTTATTTTGGCTGCTGGACCAAGGGTCATCATTGTATATCTGAGTTCAGGACGATTGACCTGGTAGCCTTGAGGGTCAAAGTGGTAATTGTCTCCGTCGCCGGATAGCAGCACGCCCAAGTCAACTCTTTGACTGGCTTTGTACCATACTTCCAGACTTGAGGGCAGAATAGCGTTTGCAGACCATTTATCACCATCATTGAATTCCAAAGAGATCACCGGCAGAGGAACAGCAGAGCCAAACTGCGTCGAATAAGCTGCTCCGATTCCGATAGAAAAACTTTCGCTGAAATGCCGGTTGACTATAATGGCGGTCTGAAAGCTGAGGTCTTCAGAAGAAATCCCTGCTTCAAAATCGGAGGCCAGAGATGGATTTACCATAGTCAATAACGACCACTTACCGGAGAAACGGTGCATAAGAGTAAAACTATAGCCAACTCCGTGCAAATTCTCAAGTATACTCTCTGTCTTACGGTACTGAAATCCGATACGCTGATATGAGAGTTCATTTAGTATTATAGTTCTTCCCTCGGAGAACATAAATGGATAAGCAAAGGTTGTCCTGAACTTAGACAACCGAACCTGAGCATCATCGACAAAGGAACCATCCTCCATTTCAATCGGCTCATCAACAGTCTGATAAGGAATAAAATCATAACTGACAGAATATGAAGGTCTCATCTGGGCCGCTACACCACTTGAGAATATAAGGATGAATACGGCAATAAACGTTGTTTTAAGCCACAAGTGTCTCATAAATGCATTGCCTCCAGTGAGCGTTATTGCGTTATCACATCCACGGGGGACAATCCGGATAACACAATGTGAATTTCTTCTACTGCTTTGTTTTTTAATTTTCTGATTCTGATCATCACAGATTCTTGCTTGTCCATGGGTACAATGTCATTGATTCAATGCTGTTGCCGCGAGTTGACATTCCAGAGCGCGGAAAAAGCTATCCCTGATCTGCTCTACGGTAATTCCTTGAACAGCCAGGACTAACTCACCTCGGTTCTGTATCAATTCAATTACGCCGTTGCTCTGGCACCACAGCAGAAGTGACATCTTCTGCGGATGGATGTTGGAGCGAATTGTGCCATCATTGATTCCATCCGCTATCGCATCAGCCAGAATTCGATGGATCCTCTGTACGGCCTGCATGTATTCGTTTACCATCGGGTCATCTGAAAGCGGTGCAAAGACTTTTACATCCATTCTCCCCAGCTGAACTTTCGCCTGGAAATAAACTGGGCTCTCCATGGCATGATCGAAATAGAAATGACCGATTTTCAAGGTGCGATCCAGACCGCTCCGGCCCTCCTCGTAAGCACGACGGAATCCCTCTTCCTCTTTTTTTGTTCCACGGAGGTCAAGTCCAAGCAGAAGAAGTTGTTTGCTCGCGAAGTAGTTGTAGATGGTCGCTTTTCCAAGCTCGGCGGCTGAGGCGATCTCCTCCATAGTTGCGTTCTCGATCCCGTTATCCATAATCACCCGTGTGGCCGCATCGAGAATCATGTCTATTCGCTGCTGGCGTTCTTTCGCCTTTCTCTCCTCTATACCCATACTGCACCACACCTGAATAAAAGTAACCACATTTCCGAACGACAGTCCATATACGACCTATAGTTTATATACGACCGCCGGTCGTAAAGTTCAAGAAAATTTCTTATTGTCTTTCAAATTCTTTGAAAAGAGCGCAACATAAATCTATCGAAGCGGCATAAATCCTTGTTCTACTAAAGGATAGCGTCCAGCGAATATTGGCTTACCCCAATTATTGCTAAAATCCAGCATATACGAGAGAACTTTTATCTTCGTTTTGGGTTAAGGATAATAGCAAGTTAAACGGCCACAAGTAAGGCAATGGGTTGATAAGTAATGTAAGAGAATCCATTACCTGAATTGGACAATGAGGTTGAAAATGGCAGAGAAAACTACAGTTGATGGTTACAAAGGTGAATCTACTCGCAAAGCGCTGAAAAATTACACCTATTTAGGTTGCCCGATGACAAAAAACCGCACAGCCTGGTGTTTTCGTTTATGTATACCTGATTCCGACGGTACCGGCTTTTGCGGTCGTGTCGCTCCCCACGGTATCACCAGCCGTATCCAGCAGGGAATAGAGGATTACAGTAAGACACAAGACGAATCAGCATGACAATCAGGCTCTCGAATATATGATCCGTATAGCTTGATGTTGTTCAAAAATAAAGGGAGGCTGACAGATTCAACCTCCCTGATTTATTTTCAGCAACAGTTACTACTGAGCGAGATCGAAGCGATCGAGGTTCATCACTTTATCCCACGCGAGAATGAAATCGTGCACGAACTTCTCCTTCGCATCTTCACTCGCATAAACTTCCGCAATCGCTCGCAATTGCGAATTCGATCCGAAGATCAGGTCGATCCGCGTACCAGTCCATTTTTTGTCACCGCTGTTCCGATCGATTCCTTCATACAAATAATCTGAACCGGAGGATTTTTGCCACTCTGTATTCATATCCAGCAGATTCGCAAAGAAGTCATTCGTCAGGCTTTCCGGCTGTTTCGTGAATACCCCATGTTCAGATTTATCAAAATTCGCGTTCAATACACGCATACCGCCAATAAGCACTGTCATCTCAGGAGCAGTAAGAGTCAGCAGATTGGCCCGATCCAAAAGCAGCTTTTCGGCAGGTACAGCATATTCTTTGGGCATATAATTGCGAAATCCATCGGCTTTCGGCTCCAGCACACTGAAAGATTCAGCATCAGTCTGCTCCTCGGAAGCATCCATACGACCGGGAGTAAATGGAACGGTTACATCGTAACCGGCAGACTTCGCCGACTTTTCGACGGCCGCGCATCCCGCTAAAACGATCAGGTCGGCCAGTGAGATCTTTTTATCTCCAGATTGCGAATCATTGAATTCTTTTCGAATCTGTTCCAATGAATGCAACACTTTCGCCAGTTGTTCCGGTTGATTTACTTCCCAGTCCTTTTGCGGTGCCAGCCGAATTCTCGCGCCATTCGCACCACCGCGCATATCCGACCCACGGAAAGTCGATGCCGAGGCCCAGGCAGTCGCTACCAGTTCCGGTATAGACAGTCCCGAGGCGAGGATTTTATCCTTCAGTTCCGCAATATCTTCTTCATCAATTAAATCATGGTCGATATCCGGAATGGGGTCCTGCCAGATGAGGTCTTCTTTGGGGACTTCCGGTCCGAGATAACGTGAACGGGGCCCCATATCGCGGTGAGTCAGCTTGAACCACGCGCGAGCGAAGGCGTCGGCGAATTCTTCGGGATTTTTCTGAAAACGCCGCGCAATCGGCTCATAGATCGGATCATAACGAAGCGATAAGTCCGCGGTTGTCATCATAGGCCGGTGTTTCTTCGAAGGATCGTGGGCATCGACTATCATGTCTTCTTCTTCCACATCCTTGGCCAGCCACTGGTTTGCCCCCGCCGGGCTTTTGACCAGTTCCCACTCGTATTTGAAGAGCGTATTCAAGTAACCCATATCCCATTTTGTCGGATTTGGCTTCCAGGCACCTTCAATACCGCTGGTGATGGTATCACCGCCCTTTCCGCTCTTGTAACCGCTTTTCCATCCCAGGCCCTGCTCTTCGATCGGGGCGGCCTCGGGCTCAGGCCCGAGAAGTTCAGCATCACCCGCACCGTGACACTTACCGAATGTGTGCCCACCGGCCACGAGCGCGACGGTTTCCTCATCATTCATAGCCATACGCGCAAAAGTTTCGCGCACATCACGGCCTGATGAGACCGGATCAGGGTTGCCGTCGGGACCTTCCGGATTGACATAGATCAACCCCATCTGTACCGCCGCCAGGGGATTTTCCAGCTCCCGGTCACCACTGTAACGGCTTTTGGGCTCGTCGCTGGTGGCCAGCCATTCCTCCTCGGCCCCCCAGTAGGTATCCTCTTCCGGTTCCCAGATATCCTCACGACCCCCGGCAAATCCAAAGGTCTTCAGGCCCATCGACTCCAAGGCACAGTTGCCGGCCAGGATCATCAGATCAGCCCAGGAAATCATCTTGCCGTATTTCTGCTTAATCGGCCACAGCAGACGACGCGCCTTGTCGAGGTTGACATTGTCCGGCCAGCTGTTTATAGGAGCAAAACGCTGGTTGCCGGTGCCTCCGCCTCCACGGCCGTCGCCCATACGATAGGTCCCCGCACTGTGCCAGGCCATACGAATAAAGAGCCCGCCGTAGTGACCGTAATCAGCCGGCCACCAGTCCTGCGAGTCAGTCATCAGGGCATATAGGTCTTCTTTCAATGATTTGTAATCGAGTTTTTTGAACTCCTCAGCGTAACTAAAATCCGCCCCCATAGGATTGGATTTGGCAGAATGCTGATGCAATATCTTCAGATTGAGCTGGTTCGGCCACCAGTCCCGATTGGAAGTACCGCTACCGGCAGTGGGACTGCTCTTCATACCGGTTACCGGACACTTGCCGGAACTTTCCATGTTTTGGTCTGTCATAATCTCTCCTTCATCGAAAATTGATTCACAAGACTGTTCTAGTTTATGTATATATTGATTCACAAGATTTCATATTCAATAATACCTGTCTTCGATATTTTTCCAATAGACAGAGCAGGTCTAATATTAGACGCTGTATAATCACACCTTAAAAAAACACACATTATTTCTTCCGCTTGCCTCGCAAAACGATCTGAAATTCGGTTATCTCGAAATCTTTTAACTTCTCCTTTCCCCTGACCTGCAATTGGTTCCAGGGGATGTCGTAAATACGGCCCGTATCGATATCGATCAGGTGGTGATGTTTTTCAATATTCGGATCGAAAATAACTGCACCTTCCCGGATAGTCTGCACACTCAAAAGACCTTTTTCGACGAGAAGATTCAGTGTATTATAAACCGTGGCTCGCGAAACTGTAGGACATTTCCTGCGAGCAGAATTTAACACATCGTCCGCCGAGGGATGAGATTTACTTTTCAATACGGATTCTACAACTGCAATTCTCTGAGGAGTCGGTTGAATATCACATTGTCGCAAAATCGAAATGATGTCCTTCATGAGTTTATAATAAGTATTATTTTAGACACTATCAAACTCCAATATATAGTAGAATAAAAACTTCGGTTAAGGCCTGTTTTTAGTTTTCTAACACTTCCATGTCGATCCTTGTTCCTTTGGCTGATACGATATTCTTAACAATACTGATAATTTCAAAAATGATCGTTTTTATGCGATTGGCTTGACTTAAACCAGAAAGCGAACTATCCATGCTTCAGAAAAACTATTTTTAAGCAGGATTAAAAGATGTGGATGATTACGATAAGATAAAAAATTCATATAACAAGATCGCGCGGGATTATCACGAGAAGAGACACAATCCGAAATCCGCTTCCTGGAATGATTGCCTGGAAAGCCCCGCAATAGATACGGTGTTACAACCCATAGTCGAAGGTCGCAGGGTCCTTGATCTGGGATGTGGTACCGGGCTATTGAGCGGTAAAATTCATGCCTGGGGAGGGATGGTTAACGGTATCGACATATCCGAAAGTATGATAGAAATCGCGCGAGAGAACTATCCGTCAATTGACTTCGAGGTAGCAGATACACGGCAACTGCCATGTGAGGACAATCACTATGAGATAGTCGCCAGCTCTCTTGTTATGCATTACACCCGCGACCTCAAGCAGGGTTTCGCCGAGGTCTCCAGAGTGCTCAAGGATGGCGGAGAATTCGTCTTTACCATGCATCACCCGCTCAATGAATCAATCGACATGAACAGGTCTGACAAAAAGGGCAGTATTTTTTTACGGCCATACTTCAACGCTGATCCTTATTACTGGCAGATGTGTGGCGAGAAGCTTTTGAGCTATCATCATACTTTCGAGAATATAATCAAGTCGCTTAAATCCGCCGGTTTTGTCCTGCTCGATCTGACAGAATGCCGTCCAGCCTCGAGCGCAAAAGAGACCTTCGAGGACTACGAATTCACTTCAAAGTACCCGACCTTTTGCCTCTTTCACGCCCGCAAAGTGTAGCTTTCGCAGGATCGAAAGAGAATTAGTCGTCCCACCCGATGAAAGGATCCTGCAGTCAAAATCCATGTTTTCACTTTCTTTTTGTTTTCATCTCAGCCAGCGATATGTCAGCTTAATCCTGAATCTTACTGTTAAACTGGATGCCATGGACGATGTAATACAATGACGGCACCACGATCAATGTCAATAACGCAGAAGATATCATCCCGCCCACCATGGGAGCGGCGATTCGCCGCATGACTTCGCTTCCGGTGCCGTGGCCCAGCATGACCGGCAAAAGCGCCAAAATAGTGGTAGCCACGGTCATGACCTTGGGCCGGACTCGTTCCACCGCGCCCTCGGTAATAGCGGCCCGTAAATCGGAGATATTCTTGAGAATGCCTTCTCGTCTGAAGCGGTCACGCGCTGATTTCAGATAGACGATCATCACGACACCGGTCTCGGCCGCAAGCCCCGCCAAAGCGATGAAACCTATATACACAGCTACCGATGTATTGAATCCCAGAAGATACATCAACCAGATACCGCCCACCAGTGAAAATGGAAGTGACAGCATCACGATCAACGTATCGGATATACTCCTGAAATGCAGATAGAGGAGCACCAGGATCACGAAGATTGCAAGGGGAATAATTACCGATAATTTTTCAGCAACTTCTTCCATGTTCTCGTACTGACCGGACCAGACCATTGAATAACCCTTTGGCAGGGCCACTGTCCGGGCCACACTTTCACGGGCCATCTCCACGAAACTGCCGACATCGGCATCCTTGAGATCGACGAAAACCCAGGCAGTTGGCCGAGCATTTTCAGACTTGATCATGGCCGCCCCGCGCGAGAAACCCAGACTGGCAACCTGGCCCAGCTGTACACTACCACCGTCAGGAGTCGCAATCAGCGTTCTGGCAATTCCCTCCGGGCTGTCGCGCAGTTCGCGCGGGTAGCGAACGATGACGTCGTAGCGCTCCCGGCCCTCGATATTCTCGGTCACTGTCATACCGCCGACCGCAGTCGAAAGAACCATATTAATATCACCCGGCGTCAGACCGTAGGCGGATGCCTTGAAACGGTCGATTTTTATATCGAGATAGTTGCCCCCGGTTATCCGTTCACCATAGACCGAACGAATCCCCGGCAGTTCTTTCACAACCGTTTCGATTCTTTTCGCGATTGCGTTCAAACTATCAAGATCAGGCCCCATGATCTTGATACCCACAGGAGTTTTGATACCGGTGGCCAGCATATCGATCCGGGTCCGAATCGGCATCGTCCAGGAGTTTGTGAGGCCGGGAAACTGCACCGCGGCATCGAGAGAGTCAATCAATTTCTCGGGCGTCATGCCGGCACGCCACTGATCACGCGGCTTGAGCATGATAGTCGTCTCCAGCATCGTTAATGGCGCCGGATCAGTCGCCGTTTCTGCCCTTCCAGCCTTGCCGAACACCCGTTCGACTTCGGGAAAGGTTGCGATCATGCGGTCGGTCTGCTGAAGCAGTTCACGAGTTTTCTCAACCGACATCCCGGGCGGTGTGGTGGGCATATACAAAAGATCACCTTCATAGAGTGGAGGCATGAATTCCGAACCCAGGCGCGAAAGAGGCAAAACCGTAATCACGAGCAGAATAACCGCTGTGACAACAACCAGCCAGCGATGTTTTAATGCGAATCGTATTACCGGCTTATAGATTGCAATCAAAATTCTTGAAACGGGATGTCTGCGTTCCGACCTGATTTTACCTTTAACTACCAAAACCACGAGTGCCGGGACGACGGTAATCGACAGCAGTGCCGAAGCCGCCATGGCGAATGTCTTCGTATAGGCAAGCGGGCTGAACAGGCGACCGGCCTGACCTTGAAGCGCCAGCACCGGCAGAAACGACACGGTGATAATCAAAAGTGAGAAAAACAACGCCGGGCCGACTTCACGGGTGGCTTCCAGAATGACCTCTGATCGTGGACGATTCTTTGCTCTTCGTTCCAGATGTTTATGAGCATTTTCAACAGTTACCAGGGAGGCATCGACCATAACACCGATCGCGATAGCGATCCCGCCCAGCGACATGATATTGGCGTTGATGCCCAGAAGATGCATGGTCAATATCGACAGGGCGACGCCCGCCGGAAGGACTACAACCGCTACCAATGTTGAACGCAGGTGCATAAGAAACAGGAGAATTATCAGCACCACTATGATCATCTCCTTGCTCAAAGTTGAGGTCAGGTTGCTGGTGGCGCTGTCGATCAGTTCAGTGCGATCATACACGGTGACCACCCTAACGCCCTCAGGCAGACTTTCCTGCAGTTCGGCCAGGCGCATTTTGACCCGTTCGATCACTTCCCGGGCGTTTTCACCATAACGCATGACAACTATACCGCCGACAGTTTCGCCCTCGCCATCCAGTTCGGCTACACCCCTGCGAATTTGCGGGCCGACCTGCACAGATGCCACCGAGGACAAGAGTACCGGGGGCTCATCGGGTTCCTTATGAACCGGTATCTGTCGCAGATCCTCGAGACTGCCGATATAAGCTTCACTGCGCACCATGAATTCGGTTTCAGCCAGTTCGACTATCCGGGCTCCAACCGCGCCGGTAGATTTCTTTACCGCTTCTTTCACATGCATCAACGGGATACCGTAATGTTCTAGTTTGCGAGGGTCGATTTCGACCTGGTATTGACGCACAAATCCGCCTACCGAGGCGACCTCGGAGACCCCCGCCAGGGCCGAAAGTTCATATTTCAAAAACCAGTCCTGCAGAGAACGAAGTTCGGCAAGGTCAGTCTGATCGGTAGTATCCACCAGGGCGTACTGAAAGACCCAGCCGACTCCGGTAGCATCCGGACCCAGCTGAGGTTTAGCTCCGTCCGGAAGGCGATCGCTCAACTGTGCCAGAAATTCAAGCACACGGCTTCTGGCCCAGTAAATATCTGTGCCGTCCTCAAAAATGACATAGACAAAGGACAACCCGAAATAGGAAAACCCGCGCACATTGCTGGCACCCGGAACCGATAGCATGGCTGTCGAAATCGGATAGGTAACCTGGTCCTCGATAACCTGCGGAGGCTGACCGGAGTAGTTGGTCTGGATGATTACCTGGACATCGGACAGATCCGGGATAGCATCGATCGCGATCCGTTCCGCCGCCCAGATTCCAAGAACGAGAACAGCCAGTGCGAACCAGAGCACCAGCCAGCGGTTAGCTATCGAGGCTTCGATTATCTTATTTATCACCTTGAGCCTCCGGCTGGTATTCTTTCAGATGCATATTGCACACGGGGCACAATCCCGGCTTATTAGTGGCGATACCACATTCCGGCATCGGGCAGACATAGACCGGGGAGTTGCCGGTTTCGCTGACCGGAACCAAATCCATTCCACACTCAGGACACTGGCCCAGACCGTAGTTCAAAACATGATAATGCTCCGGCATCGGGCAGGTATGAATATCGTAGGGATCATCATCAGCCTTATTGCCAGCGGGCATTTTATGCGTACTGCTGTCAGAATGCTGGTGAATACCGGTAATGGAATCTGTCTTTTCAACCGATGCTGATTCTTTTTTCGGTTCGTATTCCGTCAGGTGCATATTGCAAACGGGACATAATCCCGGCTCATTGGTGGCGATACCACATTCCGGCATCGGGCAGACATAGACCGGGGAGTTGCCGGTTTCGCTGACCGGCACCAGATCCATCCCGCACTCGGGACACTGCCCCGGACCGTAGTTCAAAACATGATAATGCCCCGGCATCGGGCAGGTATGGATATCGTAGGGATCACCGGATTTTTGGGGATTTTCTTCGGCGCCCATTTTGTCTTCAGACCCTGCATGATCTCCATGTTTATGGCCATGGCCGTCGGAAGTCTCCACCACTTCACCCAGACGGGTTTCGCTGTCGAGCAGAAATTGACCTGATGTGACCACGGCCTCTCCTGCCTTCAAACCGTCGACAACCTCGATCATGTCATTTCCACTAACCGCACCGGTTCTAATTGTCCTCGCCCTGTAGGAATCGTTTTTACCAGCCACGAAGACGAGCTGGCGGGCGCCGGAATTGATTACGGCAGAACGATCAATAACCAGGCGCCGGTCATCCAGTTCACCCCGGATTTCAACCTCGGCATACATGGACGGTTTGAGCTTGAACTCGGGATTGTCGAGAGCCAGCCGAATTTCAGCCTGTCCACGATCATCGAGAAACGGCGAAATATAGGTGACATAACCTGCAAATGACTGTCCCGGCAGGGTTGGAATCGTAACACCGGCGGGTTGATTCAGCTCGATATACGGCAGGTCCTGTTCATAGACACGAGCTTCGATCCAGACTTCGCTCAGGTCTGTGATCTCATACAATACAGTTCGGGCTGAAACACGTTCGCCTTCTGATACATTCTTCATCCGGACAAAACCATCGGCAGGCGAGCTTACAGTCAGTGTGCGTGTTACCTCGCGAGTTTCCTCCAGGCGTCTCAACTGGTCATTCGAGATATCCCAGTTCTGGAGCCGTTTGCGGGAGGCATCAGCAAGTCTGATCATGGCCTCACTCGAATTCGATTTGGTTGCAACCAAAAGCTCTTTCTGGGCAGTTACAAGCTCAGGCGAGTAGATTTCCAGCAACGGCTCTCCCTTGTCGACATATTGTCCTCCTTCGTCAACATACAGCTTTTCCACCCAGCCCTCGGTCTTCAGCATGACCCGGTGGACCTTTGGATCGGGAACCGCCACCTCACCGAAAGTTAAAATTCTGCGAGTCAGTATTTGGTAATC
The Candidatus Zixiibacteriota bacterium DNA segment above includes these coding regions:
- a CDS encoding TetR family transcriptional regulator, which encodes MGIEERKAKERQQRIDMILDAATRVIMDNGIENATMEEIASAAELGKATIYNYFASKQLLLLGLDLRGTKKEEEGFRRAYEEGRSGLDRTLKIGHFYFDHAMESPVYFQAKVQLGRMDVKVFAPLSDDPMVNEYMQAVQRIHRILADAIADGINDGTIRSNIHPQKMSLLLWCQSNGVIELIQNRGELVLAVQGITVEQIRDSFFRALECQLAATALNQ
- a CDS encoding CPBP family intramembrane metalloprotease; translated protein: MNTRDSAATGKQITVKSLVPFLIMTFGITWGILALYIFLTDQMTALFGQLTGDHPLFFLAVYAPAIAAFTIILHKTGVGGLKRYLTRLLLWRCSKYWYAFLLVGLPLVFYGGAAMKGTLSSEPFPFSSFGGLVAAIALSVIKGPVEEFGWRGFAQPLLQRKFAPVWVAMIIGIVWGFWHLPAFLLSGTQQSAWSFGPFFAGTIAISLIVTQLFNASRGSILLAAFMHFQLMNPIWPDAQPYDTYILIIVAVIVIGLNRKKMFSRVSSITQVIPDSKAGDH
- a CDS encoding methyltransferase domain-containing protein: MDDYDKIKNSYNKIARDYHEKRHNPKSASWNDCLESPAIDTVLQPIVEGRRVLDLGCGTGLLSGKIHAWGGMVNGIDISESMIEIARENYPSIDFEVADTRQLPCEDNHYEIVASSLVMHYTRDLKQGFAEVSRVLKDGGEFVFTMHHPLNESIDMNRSDKKGSIFLRPYFNADPYYWQMCGEKLLSYHHTFENIIKSLKSAGFVLLDLTECRPASSAKETFEDYEFTSKYPTFCLFHARKV
- the katG gene encoding catalase/peroxidase HPI — encoded protein: MESSGKCPVTGMKSSPTAGSGTSNRDWWPNQLNLKILHQHSAKSNPMGADFSYAEEFKKLDYKSLKEDLYALMTDSQDWWPADYGHYGGLFIRMAWHSAGTYRMGDGRGGGGTGNQRFAPINSWPDNVNLDKARRLLWPIKQKYGKMISWADLMILAGNCALESMGLKTFGFAGGREDIWEPEEDTYWGAEEEWLATSDEPKSRYSGDRELENPLAAVQMGLIYVNPEGPDGNPDPVSSGRDVRETFARMAMNDEETVALVAGGHTFGKCHGAGDAELLGPEPEAAPIEEQGLGWKSGYKSGKGGDTITSGIEGAWKPNPTKWDMGYLNTLFKYEWELVKSPAGANQWLAKDVEEEDMIVDAHDPSKKHRPMMTTADLSLRYDPIYEPIARRFQKNPEEFADAFARAWFKLTHRDMGPRSRYLGPEVPKEDLIWQDPIPDIDHDLIDEEDIAELKDKILASGLSIPELVATAWASASTFRGSDMRGGANGARIRLAPQKDWEVNQPEQLAKVLHSLEQIRKEFNDSQSGDKKISLADLIVLAGCAAVEKSAKSAGYDVTVPFTPGRMDASEEQTDAESFSVLEPKADGFRNYMPKEYAVPAEKLLLDRANLLTLTAPEMTVLIGGMRVLNANFDKSEHGVFTKQPESLTNDFFANLLDMNTEWQKSSGSDYLYEGIDRNSGDKKWTGTRIDLIFGSNSQLRAIAEVYASEDAKEKFVHDFILAWDKVMNLDRFDLAQ
- a CDS encoding transcriptional repressor, giving the protein MKDIISILRQCDIQPTPQRIAVVESVLKSKSHPSADDVLNSARRKCPTVSRATVYNTLNLLVEKGLLSVQTIREGAVIFDPNIEKHHHLIDIDTGRIYDIPWNQLQVRGKEKLKDFEITEFQIVLRGKRKK
- a CDS encoding serine hydrolase, with translation MKTWHRIVELSLAFFVIVMVSSVISLACSNNQTLKMQFKAQLDSLYEEYRFPGATAAYVLPDGTAEVVAVGFADIEREIPMAPESRMLAASIGKTFVGATLLDLAGDGLLALDDPVSKWLGDRPWFERLPNHGSITLRQLLNHTSGIPNHVESERFAQAFSDRWDDIDNPFAPEELIAFVLDEQPLFSAGKGWHYTDTGYLLLGLVIEKVTGRSWYDEVVIRFLNPLKLSRTEPSDQVDLPGLSAGYMAEDNAFGLPPKTISAPGRMVWSPRIEWSGGGFVSNSRDLAVWGKMLYEGQVMEHDYLDDLLASVPVVDTDSSTSYGLAVAVHIGGPFGPTYGHGGWIPGYTSSLRYYPEYDICIAFQINTDIGIVDHSEPVVEDMEKCLAEIVIVGARQDESGD